A window of Clostridia bacterium genomic DNA:
CCGTTATACCTAGCCCACGCCTTGACATATTTTTCTCTTATCATATACATAGGGCGGATTAACTCCATACCCTTAAAGTTAGCGCTCTTTAACTTGGGCATCATGGTCTTAAATTCCGAGCCGTAAAACATGCTCATCAACACCGTTTCTACGGCGTCGTCCATATGGTGAGCGAGCGCTATTTTGTTGCAGCCTAGGTTTTGCGCGTTTTTATACAAATATCCGCGCCTCATTCTCGCGCAAAGATAGCAAGGCGAGCCGCCCGCCTGGTCGACTACTTCAAAGATGTTGGTCTCAAATACCGTTATGGGAATGTTCATAAGTCGGGCGTTTTGGTAGATTAATTCCATATTCTCGGGGGAATATCCCGGATTCATCACCAGAAATTCAACCTCAAACTTGACGGGGCTTCGGCGCTTTAGTTCTTGAAAGCACTTAGCCATCAAAAAGGAATCCTTGCCGCCTGAAATGCAAACGGCTATTTTGTCGCCCTCTTTTAAAAGTTCGTATTCGTCTATAGCGCGGATAAAGGGACGCCATATTTGTTTGCGGTATTTTTTAATTATGCTTCTTTCGATTAGGGTGCTTTTGTCTAATTCTTTCATATGATTATAATTATATGGTATTAATTTGACATTATCAGTTAAAACTTGCCGGCTGTCAACCGTTAGAGGTTGTATAGTAAAAAATTTTTATGGGATAATATGCTAACGGGGCGGCTAAAGCTTGGCCCTTTACAAAATTATTTGCATATGATAATATAATAATGATTGTTATGGGGATGTACTGGATTCGACGGGAGAATTCGGCGGCAAAGAAGCATGCAGAAGCGCCGAGCTTCTTAAAAATCGGCAAAACAATAAACGCTAACAATAGCGTAGCTTTGGCTGCTTAAGTCAGCTAACGCCGACAGGCTGAGCCCGCTGCG
This region includes:
- a CDS encoding ATP-binding protein, which encodes MKELDKSTLIERSIIKKYRKQIWRPFIRAIDEYELLKEGDKIAVCISGGKDSFLMAKCFQELKRRSPVKFEVEFLVMNPGYSPENMELIYQNARLMNIPITVFETNIFEVVDQAGGSPCYLCARMRRGYLYKNAQNLGCNKIALAHHMDDAVETVLMSMFYGSEFKTMMPKLKSANFKGMELIRPMYMIREKYVKAWARYNG